In Pseudanabaena yagii GIHE-NHR1, the following proteins share a genomic window:
- the folD gene encoding bifunctional methylenetetrahydrofolate dehydrogenase/methenyltetrahydrofolate cyclohydrolase FolD, which produces MAVIIDGKALAKKMQSAIAEEVAQLQTQYGRPPGLAVLMVGDNPASAAYVKNKETACHKAGIASFGKHFPASVTQQELEQVIDELNADDRVDGILIQLPLPDKFDAIALLNRLDPDKDADGLHPNNLGKLARGEAGLRSCTPAGVMELLAEAKIDIAGKNAVVIGRSILVGKPVALMLLEENATVTIAHSRTKNLAEITRKADILIAAIGRPEFVTAEMVKPESVVIDVGINRITDYEGKSRLVGDVDYASVSEVASHITPVPGGVGPMTVTMLLHNTVWSYKQKFAKP; this is translated from the coding sequence ATGGCAGTAATTATTGACGGCAAGGCACTTGCTAAGAAAATGCAAAGCGCGATCGCAGAAGAGGTCGCACAATTGCAAACCCAGTATGGTCGTCCTCCGGGGCTAGCCGTGCTGATGGTTGGCGACAATCCCGCCAGTGCCGCCTATGTCAAAAACAAAGAAACTGCCTGTCACAAAGCGGGGATCGCATCTTTTGGCAAGCATTTTCCTGCAAGCGTTACCCAACAAGAATTAGAGCAAGTAATTGATGAACTCAATGCCGATGATCGCGTGGATGGCATTTTGATTCAATTACCTTTGCCCGACAAATTTGATGCGATCGCCCTGTTAAATCGCCTCGATCCTGATAAAGATGCTGATGGCTTGCACCCCAATAATTTAGGTAAACTGGCGCGAGGCGAAGCAGGCTTACGGAGTTGCACACCTGCGGGAGTGATGGAGCTATTAGCCGAAGCCAAGATTGATATTGCTGGGAAAAATGCCGTGGTGATCGGGCGCAGCATTCTCGTAGGCAAGCCCGTTGCCCTAATGCTGCTCGAAGAAAATGCCACAGTGACGATCGCCCATTCCCGTACGAAGAATCTTGCCGAAATTACCCGCAAAGCTGATATTTTAATTGCAGCGATCGGTAGACCCGAATTTGTAACCGCCGAGATGGTTAAGCCTGAGTCAGTGGTCATCGATGTGGGAATTAACCGCATCACTGACTATGAAGGCAAATCCCGCTTAGTCGGTGATGTGGACTATGCCAGCGTCAGTGAAGTTGCCTCCCACATTACCCCTGTTCCGGGGGGAGTTGGTCCAATGACTGTAACCATGCTCCTACACAACACTGTATGGAGCTACAAGCAAAAGTTTGCTAAACCCTAG
- a CDS encoding ISNCY family transposase, translated as MVEIFRQQLESLPDKRTGKNSRYGMEDAAMSAFSVFFTQSPSFLSYQRTMEQTKGRSNAQSLFGVHKIPTDNHIRDLLDPVQPKEMFPVFETILETIEQKGKLQGFRGFANNLLMALDGTEYFSSKQIHCHHCSSRKMKSGEIHYFHSVVTPVIVSPHQSQVIPLVPEFIVPQDGNDKQDCENTAAKRWLLQHGSKYSAFKVTVLGDDLYSRQPLCQMLLEQQFNFILVCRPESHPTIYEHIEGIALPTVVVNKWTGKVQETYTYQYVNGLPIKDGDDALLVNWCELTVTRPDGKVVYKNSFATNHLITEQTVVEIVLAGRTRWKVENENNNTLKTKGYNLEHNFGHGKEHLASFLATLNILSLLFRTLLELVDDKYQLLRSHLPTRKTFFNDLRALTRYLVFDSWDHLLTFMIQGLELDLPPNSS; from the coding sequence ATTGTAGAAATTTTCCGACAACAACTAGAATCATTGCCAGACAAGCGGACAGGCAAAAATAGTCGCTATGGCATGGAAGATGCAGCCATGAGTGCATTCAGTGTATTTTTCACTCAAAGTCCATCATTCTTGTCTTACCAGCGGACAATGGAGCAGACAAAAGGGCGAAGCAACGCCCAAAGTTTATTTGGGGTGCATAAAATACCAACGGATAACCATATCCGAGACTTGCTAGACCCAGTGCAACCTAAAGAAATGTTTCCAGTGTTCGAGACAATCTTGGAGACGATAGAGCAAAAGGGGAAACTGCAAGGATTTCGAGGATTCGCCAACAATCTATTAATGGCGCTAGATGGGACAGAGTACTTTAGTTCAAAACAAATACACTGTCACCATTGTTCGAGTAGGAAAATGAAATCAGGAGAAATTCATTATTTTCATAGCGTAGTTACGCCAGTTATCGTCAGTCCACATCAATCGCAAGTGATTCCCCTAGTACCAGAATTTATTGTGCCGCAGGATGGAAATGACAAGCAAGACTGTGAGAATACAGCCGCCAAAAGATGGTTGTTACAACATGGCAGTAAGTACAGTGCATTCAAGGTAACTGTTTTGGGTGATGACCTTTATTCTCGCCAACCCCTCTGCCAAATGCTATTAGAGCAACAGTTCAACTTCATCTTAGTCTGCCGCCCCGAATCTCACCCCACTATCTATGAGCATATAGAAGGGATTGCTTTGCCAACGGTGGTTGTCAATAAGTGGACAGGGAAAGTTCAAGAGACCTATACCTACCAATATGTCAATGGGCTACCTATCAAAGATGGTGACGATGCTTTGCTGGTTAACTGGTGTGAACTAACTGTGACTAGACCTGATGGCAAGGTAGTTTACAAAAACTCTTTTGCCACCAATCACCTGATTACTGAGCAAACAGTGGTGGAAATCGTGCTGGCTGGTCGTACTCGTTGGAAAGTGGAAAATGAGAATAACAATACTCTCAAAACTAAGGGCTACAACCTAGAACACAACTTTGGACATGGCAAGGAGCATCTTGCTTCATTCCTAGCCACCCTCAATATTTTGTCCCTACTATTTCGCACGTTATTGGAATTGGTCGATGACAAGTACCAGTTATTGCGCTCTCATTTGCCAACCCGCAAAACCTTTTTTAACGATTTACGCGCCTTGACTCGATATCTTGTTTTTGATAGTTGGGATCATCTTTTGACTTTTATGATTCAAGGTTTGGAGTTAGATCTCCCTCCCAACAGTAGTTAA
- a CDS encoding urease accessory protein UreF has translation MIINPDALQILRLLQITSPALPVGAYSYSEGIEYLCNSGVIQTEIDLCNWLKREMHFGFITNEAAIALRAHQAMLKNDLVALNYWNSWLSATRETEEVRLASWQMGQSLMKLWVQLDDQQLWRSQSINQILPTAKDNSEGQGCNYAIAFGIVGASLEIDASNTVLGYMHSWVSNLVSAAVRSVPFGQTTGQQIIFRLNADILQSSQSALDCLDSELEWCGWGASLASANHETQYSRLFRS, from the coding sequence ATGATCATTAATCCCGACGCTTTGCAAATATTACGGCTCTTGCAAATTACTAGTCCCGCTTTGCCTGTGGGAGCCTACAGCTATTCAGAAGGAATTGAGTACCTTTGCAATTCAGGAGTGATTCAGACCGAGATAGATCTCTGTAATTGGTTAAAGAGAGAGATGCACTTTGGATTTATCACCAACGAGGCAGCGATCGCTCTCCGCGCCCATCAAGCAATGCTCAAGAATGATCTAGTTGCCCTTAACTATTGGAATAGTTGGCTTTCAGCAACAAGGGAAACCGAAGAAGTCCGTCTTGCCAGTTGGCAAATGGGACAGTCGTTGATGAAGCTCTGGGTGCAGCTTGACGATCAGCAACTATGGCGATCGCAATCAATAAACCAAATTTTGCCAACCGCTAAAGATAATTCCGAAGGACAGGGTTGTAACTATGCGATCGCTTTTGGCATTGTCGGTGCAAGTTTAGAAATTGATGCAAGTAACACCGTCCTTGGCTACATGCATAGCTGGGTATCGAATTTAGTGAGTGCGGCTGTGCGATCGGTTCCCTTTGGACAAACCACAGGACAGCAGATTATTTTTCGACTCAATGCCGATATTTTGCAAAGTTCACAATCAGCATTAGATTGTCTAGATAGTGAGTTGGAATGGTGCGGCTGGGGGGCAAGTTTAGCGAGTGCCAATCATGAAACACAATATTCACGACTATTCCGTAGCTAA
- the ureE gene encoding urease accessory protein UreE: MHILTQRLSSHAKQLFNVESLLTLSLVAEDRTRSRHRFTTVEGEEVNLQLPRGTVLKEGDFLADEHGQAIAKVVAKPEPVVTITTHHPLDFLRAAYHLGNRHIALEITESYLRLSPDPVLEDMVRKMGLNIIEEIQPFQPETGAYHHHHDH, translated from the coding sequence ATGCACATTCTCACACAACGTTTATCTTCACATGCCAAACAACTATTTAATGTAGAATCTTTACTTACATTATCTCTAGTTGCGGAAGATAGAACTCGTAGCCGTCATCGCTTTACCACAGTGGAAGGAGAAGAGGTGAATTTACAGCTTCCTAGAGGAACCGTACTAAAGGAAGGAGATTTTCTCGCTGATGAACATGGACAGGCGATCGCTAAAGTTGTCGCGAAACCAGAACCCGTTGTTACTATCACCACTCACCATCCTCTTGATTTTTTGCGTGCTGCCTATCATTTAGGTAATCGCCACATCGCCTTAGAAATTACCGAAAGTTATTTGCGCCTATCCCCCGATCCCGTTCTAGAAGATATGGTTCGCAAAATGGGATTGAATATCATTGAAGAAATTCAGCCATTCCAACCAGAAACTGGCGCTTACCACCATCACCATGATCATTAA